A window of Gossypium hirsutum isolate 1008001.06 chromosome D13, Gossypium_hirsutum_v2.1, whole genome shotgun sequence genomic DNA:
TTACGTTCAAATCGCGTAACTGTTAAGACTTTGTCctcttgattcaaaaaaaaattctccataaatttataaagatatttttcttatttgtaACTTGACCCAagagtttagagaaattgtaaaattaccccactggtaatttttgtgaaaaattttctgattcgaaacgagcccacactcggcagaCGTGAGCTTCAGGATAGCGAAGAAGACTACTCAATCAAAGCGCCAATCCCAGACGAAtcaaaaatgtacaattttgattaagtgtttattactttaaatatcagaaccaagatcttgttttgtaaaaatttttaaaatctggtttttcctaaatttattttcggTTGTGTTTTCCAAACCTATTTTTTCCAACACATTTCAATAAAACCGTGTGTTTTTCACAAGCACTGCACTACGCACCACCGCCGCACATGGCGGGTTCTTCTGTTCCCACAATTGCATATTTCGGGCCACCGATGTCCCCCACATTCCATACCCCAATGTCAATGTTGATGACAAGCCAAATGTCGGGCCAGATGCCGATGCAAATATCAATGTCAACACCTAGGTCAATGTCAACGTATCCCAATTTTGTTGCACCTTACGATTACACGCTGATAGTGAAACAAACACCGCACACATCATTGTTTTACTGTGGTGGGTCATCGGCACAAGCGCCTGCCGGTGGAGTGGAGGATACACGACGGGAGGCTAGGACGACATCATATTCGAGCACGGAGAAAGGCAATGGAGACGAAGGcgaagaagaagatgaatacGAAGACCAAGACCAAGACCAAGACCAAGATCAACACGGAGAGAAAGCCCAAGACGAACACAATGACAACGGTGAAGACGAAGATGAGCAAGAGGGTGGGGGTGAAGGCGATGATGAGGCGGACGGTGGCAATGAGGAAGTTTATAGGCCCGCATCTCCTATTGTGTGAAGAAATCCTCCTTGAGATAATCGTCCACCACCCTGCAGCACACATTCTCCCCCACGACGCAATTGatgcatttttttattactaCTACGATGTAAATATATATGACATAAATAAAGAAACCGTATATTTTCATTTCAACACTGTATTTGTTTTCGTTACTTTCTGATATTGGATTAACAACCATATTTCACTCGTCAACTTATTTCAATATCGGTCACGAATTTGATTAACAACACCAAAACAATAGTGTGTTCCTGatgttttataatttcattaaaatagtGTTCCTATTAGTATTTGGTGCCTCAAAACGTGCatcaattatacaaaaaaaattctataCAACCCTCTGCTTTTAATTTTGAGTCAGAAAAAGGTGAAAGAAAACACTCCCAACTGGGCGAGCTTCCCCCGTCTGATTTTTCAAAAGTACATGACCATTATCTCCGAAGCTTATCCTGGGGAAGTCGAGTTCTAAAGTGTTTTTGCTTTGTACAGCCACGAGTGGTAGTATACGTAGAGGTCTCAATCGATGGTCGTTATGCGGTTATGGATCGAGGTATAACGGGGGAGCAGTTGACGGTTGTTATGCGGCCATGAGCTCAAACTTTTCGATTACCCAAACATGTTGCCTTATAAATAACATACAGAAGTTTGAGAGCATCTTCATAGGGAAAAACTATAGGCCTTCTCGTTATAATCGacttaatttttttctccatttcgaGGCAGCCGATACATTTAACTTTCCTTCTTATACAAAGGTTGGCACCATCATGGACAAATGAGGACTCTCAGGTGGGGAGCGGCTATTTTGGTGGAGTAAAGCTGATGCTCCTTTCGGACTGACAGCTATTGTCATTGTTAAAcaacccattaataactacaactgTTACAGCGCTGACCTCAAGTTTGACCTCTACTTCCGTCGAAACATCTGCTCTCCCCCTaaatgaaaggttaaagatatCGGGTGtgtagaaatatagaaaaaatttaCGTTAATTACACTGAAAATCCCACCGTTTTTCCTTATGATTATGACatcaatcttatgtatggtacatataaggcattatttacggggtatccaaaaagcttgaactcgtGACCATGAAAGGACCGTCAATTAGCCCCTGTTATACTCGAACTCGTGATCGCATCATGGTCGTTAACTAGGGCCTCCACTTGGACTTCAACTCTTGATTTTATCAAGTACAACACCCCAAAACCTGATTTCCCCAAAATGGGTTTTTGAGGTGATGGTCCTATCCCTCCACGACATATAAAATGTATGTGTCATGAGGCGCGTTATCACATTCCCGACTCCTCAAAACTACCTTTGAAATTCCTTTGCTTCAGTTGAAAACCCcgaacccttttacaaaaaccctaaaccctattaAAAAcactaatattaaaaaatattaaaaaaatattaaatattaaaaatattaaatcccaaaacctaaaaatattaaaaaaataaccctaggagagaggaagggAAAGTGTGTCCAGTTGAGTGACATTTCTATACAGGTGGTAGGAAAGCGCgctcaactagacaagcttttttTCCACTTGTACAGAAAGCGCGTCCGGCTGGATGtattttctctttctctctccaaaaacgacctatttccctaaatttaaaaaataaattttaaaaaaatttgcatATTAGCCTAATTTAGCTGGaaaatcttcaaattttaaaatattcataaattaaaaataaaaaaagtctaaattttcaaaaaaaaaatctttaaaaaactGATTTTTCTATTAACTAGTTTAGTCAACAAACTATCcctattaaaaaaacataatgcAATACTTATTCAAAGGCATTCTTCTCAAACTAAGTGAATTCACAAAAAAGTTTTAGCATGATAACAATAATCTGACGGAAAACTATAACACCACGTTTGGTTGGATGGAATTGCTATTACATTCCACCCTAATTCCGCGCGCAACAGTAAAGCAGCCGTTTGGTTCACCGTTTAGGTGATTCCACGGAAGTGCTATTACAGGGGCATTCCCTCCACTCACGGAATTGCTATTATAGGGGCCGGGGTCTGAATACCTATTCAACACGCTACCGTTTAGGCTTTTAGACCAAAATAGCCTGCCTCTCTTCTTCCCAAAATTCACTCCAGATTTATTTTCCTCTCCAAATCAAGCATCCATTCACCCTTCGTCTTCATCTCCCacgttttctttttctctttttttcccgATTCATTTTAGTTAAAGTTCTTTCATCTTCATCTCCCCAAATATTGTAAGTTCGGTTGAGACATTTTCTGCTCaacattttttttcccttttcagtCACGTTTTCTCATTCTTGTTTACACGAATTGATGCAGTGAAATCCAGAAGTACCAGCAAAGTACTGAGAACTCCTCATTAGGAAACTGCCTTTCAAAAGGTTCGTTCGTGAAATTGCCTAGACTTTAAGGAAATACCATTAAATtactgcttcttcttcttttctatttaattattgtaaagaaatcaaaacttATGCTCAAAGTATGGTTACGGTTATGGTTATATAAGATAAGAATGTTTGCATTTCATGAAGATGGATGATAAAAAAAAGGGTCTTCTTTTTTGTTGATGGTTTGTTTTCATCTTTGTAATTATATGAACCATACATCAGCTCAAcaattttttaccaaaaaaatgtacaattttgaggGTGAGGAACATCCAAAAACCTTCTTACCTGTAAGCATATAGGCTTTAAATACAAGCCACCAGTAAAGAAGCTAAATTggaaaagggaaaaaggaaaaaaaatccatATGTTTTGAAGAGGCAGGTAGGCAAGCATGGGTTGTGAGATTGGTCAAGTCATTTGATGTCAGCTAAGCTGTAGTTGATGTAAGGCAGGCAGGAATGGTTAGTATTGTTGTAGTATTTACTATATTAATCTATGGTTTCGAAATTTGTTTTAACTGCCTTTTCTGTTCATATTTTTCGTGAGCATTTTTGGTTTGTTGATAGGAGTGCTTCTGCTGTAAATTGATGGAAGAAATATAgcgttctttttctttttttttttttggtctttgGTTGATATTGGCAATTTGATTTAGGAGGTGAATGGAAAGAGTTTAATGACATCTATTGACATCACCAAATTTTAAGAAAAACTCAGGAAATCATTAATGTCTATTGGTTATAATTGCATGATCATTTGTAAGGATCAGACAAAACCATAGTTTTCTTTTGTTGGTGAGCAAATGTGTTGCGTAGAATGTTCTAATTCATCTGTAGGATTTTGCATTTATGTTTTGTCTCTTGTATGCGTACATAAAGGGTGACGAGGATATAATTTGAAGGTTTTGAAAAGTTCATCATAGTTTTCTTTTGTGAACTATGTTGTACAAGATTTATCTTATTGTATTATTTGAATAAATACGTGCAGGTATGAGCCATTATCCTTTCTCCTAGGCAAGGAGTACTTTTTCACGGCTACGGTCCAATATATGCTCTTTCAGCTGATGTTGTTGCAAGTTTGGTTGCTCTAAAAAACGACAagtaatattaatgatttcatatctaATCCATAGTTATCTGTTAAATCGATTCCCTCTGTTCTTTATGTGTCTTGTTGGCGTCTTGTCTCTATTTGGGTCATAGATTTTGACTTGCTAACAATGTTGgttttgtatattcggcaactgTTTCGGCAAGAGATTATTGAAATGTTTCTTTGTGATCGTATCTGGATTTTGAgctacttttctttttcttctgttttttgGTTTTACTGAGTTTGCAGCGGCAAGAGACAATGTTGGTTTTACTCGTGTTTGTGCAAAGTACTGCGTGAAGTGTATATGTTGGTGCTTTTAATCAAATAAGTTGGTTCTTTCACATGCCATATTCAATATCTTGAATGGGAGTCTTCAAAAGATATGGAAGACTGCTTTGGGGAAATATATGAAGATTTAAGACAAAAGTTAGCTTGTGATGTCGTAGTTGATGCACGGCTTTCCTCTACATAACGGACTTTCAAAGTTAAACTATTTTATCTAGTTTTCATTTGGAGACCAtgatatctttttaaaattatttcaaaatctttttatACAATGTAATATTAAAGATaactcattattattatttaaatactagctctattattattatttgaataaacttaacatttttgTCTGTTGATTTACTATTTGCAGGCTCTAGTGCATTTTGTCTATTATATTATCttaattgatattataaataatttaatttttgtattacttaaatatttattagttgagaaaattttaacaatatgATAAACAATCTAAATAAAgggtaattatattattatagatAATCTGATCCAAAtaatttataaagatatttttGGAATAAATGATATCCAAAAAGAGATTTAAGAAAAAAGAATGACATGGAAAGAGCAATCTTGTATAGATTCTGTAATTTTATCTATGCAAAAGTTACAAGGTGTCATAATATCTGTCTAGCCATATTAAATATAATCTCTTGCAAGTATACTTAATATTGTATTTAGTAGAGCGTAAAAatagaaagattgaaaaaaaaatctcaaaagagAAAATACAATGATTTTTCATccataattaattgaaatattctTCATCCGATGCTTAAGCTGTGTTGGAAGATGAAAGGCAGTGACTTTACCTTTGATTAGGTGGAGATGAGAGCGTTAGAGATTAGTTGCTTGGATATCAACTATGAAGTCTATTTTAACGTTATGATCCATATCACAATGATTCTACCTCCTTatttattacaagtataattatatgtttgatcgattataaaataatattaattttgggtgattgataaagaaatgaatttcaagttgcaaaaataattttaatttctattttgtgcTTCGTAAAgattctaaatttgtattgttcatttttctttgatagtgtgttattgcttcctcttcttctttggcTTGTTTGATTGCTTACTCCACCCACAGTTGAGCGTCTTGTATTCACTAAATCACtgtaagttctttggcaattaaattctttaattttattttactgttATTGGAATTCGTattggagaaatgtgacccttttaCTACGATTTAAAGATATATAACACTTTAATATCTTACaataatggctcgtctgcctttaataggACAAAGTGTGAGGCataaaagaattggtattgccTTGACAATATGGTTGCAAATCTATAGAATTGCGAGTTGGTTTTTACTTACATTGGGTGCCATCCATAGCCTACAAACTTATAGACCAAAGATTAGatcctatattttagatttttatgcaaaacgagattatgtgaaaagacttATAAATGCTAGTGAcaagacctgtattgaacaagttaggatgaatagaactaccttttttaaactatgtgagatgttacaaacgttagggggattgaagtcgttaAGGAatatgcttgttgatgagcaagtggcaatgtttttacatatcatttcccatcaccttaaaaatcgagttatcaagcatcactttaataagtccggggaaactgttagcagatcATC
This region includes:
- the LOC107919206 gene encoding nucleosome assembly protein 1;1-like, which encodes MAGSSVPTIAYFGPPMSPTFHTPMSMLMTSQMSGQMPMQISMSTPRSMSTYPNFVAPYDYTLIVKQTPHTSLFYCGGSSAQAPAGGVEDTRREARTTSYSSTEKGNGDEGEEEDEYEDQDQDQDQDQHGEKAQDEHNDNGEDEDEQEGGGEGDDEADGGNEEVYRPASPIV